TTGTGGAAATGCTCCAtctcatttccatttccatccgTTCTTGTACAATGTACATATGTTGCCGTATGTGTAGCTCTCAGCGAGCTTCGTCTTTTGTGCGAACCGACAGCTTTATTGAAAGTGAAATTTTGAGAGATTTATTAGGATATTGTTCGTGTCCACTAGGAATGGTATTCATTAAGCTTTGTTGGTGTGGTAGCGGGGGCGACTGCGGGGCCGAATATGTTACTTCCCTTTGAAGGGGGGAAAGCCCGGAATTGTTGCTTGCTCTAGTCCGCTGACCATAATATTGTCCGCGTGACCTCAAGGTCCCTAAGGGAAACGAAGATGGGAGATATGTAAGAGCGCGTAGGTACCGCTACCGTTTTCGCATATGATTCGTCTACCGTTGCACAGTGGTTAGCCTGGCAAAgcctggccaaaacctcaaatgtaGTTGAAACTGTCTGAAAAAGTTCACCTAAGGGAGCAGTGACGTAGCCATAAATTTgttttggagggggttttgacaaaaatcgtatatttttttaaaaattctggtGCGTCTATTggtgacatttaatctgtaagCCGACATCGACTGGGTACTGCCACCTTCTGCAGTAGTAACAAAATAAGAAGATGTGAGCGAACATGGGCGCTTTAACCCTACCGTCGCTTATATTAGTTATGTGAAGTAGCGGAAGCCCAACACGAGGCCTCGTTAGGAACAAACTggaaaaaaggacgagcttaaaactctggcaatgatcaactgccaTGTGAGCTGCTCAGACACGGAGGAGAAGTGTTGGCTCCACTGGGTGATTTTGAACAACTTGGTAAAAATGGTTCTCGAAACTAATCCAACAGACACAAGAAGCAGAGGTGCACAATGAGCAAGTTGATGGTCTGATCTGAGAAGTCTTTGCGCCCTGCGAAGGCGACAATCAGCCATGGATCGAGTGAACTGGAGAGGACTTCCTGATACAGTAAAGGACAACACGACCTTAGACTGATTGGCAAGTAACTTTGAAAGATTGGCAGCAACAAGTTTTCCAACATAAAGCAAAACATCTTCTGATATAATAATTTTGGTGATAAATCCTCCTACCAATAATCGTAAGATACGTAGTGTtatcagcaaagttgttgggaATGTCATTCAAAATATCTTTGTTTAAGATATTTTTTGatatgatacaaaaaatataaatataatataataatatataaaacTATATTTATGGATATTTATTAAATCCAGTTTTCTTCAATATCACTGTAAGCCTCAGACACATAACTTTGATAAAatgtatattttattgtttataaacagcaGAAGAGATTGGTCAtatacagtaatatcagaaaaaaactacaaggggcagccctatggggttgcacgaactgttgacgtaggactatactacttaatgtaaaatatttattttcttagtacttagtgtgtgggaaaaaacacccttaccgatgaagaaaaatcaaattttagacaatataatcacatctcatgtatagaacaagctttctagttgctctcaatattacgtcatgaaaattcaatttttccgtgacaattttttttgcctgcaaaatgccctgtgggatattagcattgatcggaaaatgctttcgaaCGCTGcacattgcatacatacaggacattttgcaggtcaccagaatctgttcattttacccactcgctatactGCTGTGAtatgcataacagtcccaccttCATAGGAAatccatagcaaatgggactgttatgcgtatcacggcagtataaacatgtctcatttttggacatgtttagaaatcaagaatcatgtttgaaaaaatgtgtttatgacgaagtatttttaccagatatgtacaagacatgtctaacaagaaacataaggtgattgtaatatctcagtcacttattagttagaaaataatgactttgctgttcattttaccgccagttcccctacctaccaacacattcgccccaaacattgaacccaagcgtacaatgcaaaatgagtcaacgctgatgatgatgggtagagcgaaagagacaactagtaccaccacgacactattagcgccacgtatatggcacccctatcccatttgtattgaactgacataagtcaacatctcagcgggcacacaaattatgggtCACACTGACACTGACAAATTGTTCTGCTtgttttgctcgaagctcgattttcactTGCCAGATACTGTACGGCATGActcaatttttagacatttgtttaaaagcgaaaatattggatagctaagtgaaaaaatgtgttgttttcgacatgtcggtgaataacaaaaactttacaccctggtgcaccaacaaattaaacgaaatcgactatcacaaaattgtgtagattgaaatcgattctgtttattgtggatcgaccctaacgcgacgttttagatgttggcatagaaatcatggcggcgtagcagatacctgattagcgcgtttcaccaaaattccccgcggcctttcccgattgaaaggaacggccgcgcttagcccatctgtcataatatcgtgattttgcatagcgaagggctgaatgattttgttccaaaaatcagccctgcgatatgcaacactttgtgcaggttgattataccagttgcaagtggggccaaattcaccaagttccgtaaaattccttttaaattacagaattgataaaattgcttagatgagctaaactaattaatcaaatcctgttttaaaaactgtccttgcgtttaaaccaaaatgggaagcttattactaccactacattacttaatttcaagcgaaaatagcaaatacatgtgctagttaaaccaaaaatttactggcaacattacagcggtatttaggaagcagttggagcggtcgcctgttggacgacacagggtagcgtccctccacagccagtgtaacggacttctaactcagctacactggctgtaaaaaacacagcgcagtgatctgcttcgccagccgttcaacagggaactgagcgtgtctggccaagtccgttctttaaatagtcgatgatgacgtcattcatagaagcgttgcgcactaggtacaccaatccgtcgtacagggcttgggaagcgctatcttctgtgtgttaatgcgcgatattttaacaaggttgtgtattatttaattttttaatgctatgatatcaaaaatccttgggtttatctattggaatctattcttagaagtatttcgaggcgatttgtgcaaaaaatttgaaaatttatcgtgagatggctgaattatatgcgtttaaaattggaccacttttcgttacataccatttttgtagaattttcagAGTGCACCCccgtatcgaaaacaaagacgtagtcctacgtcaaaacttgTTTTGAAGGATCTCTTTCGCAAATATCCTAATATATCTCGATACCATGAGCACATGGAGCATACATGTCTTCAAGCAATTTGTTTGTAATAACATTCTCGAAAACTTTGCTTAAGACACCAACTGCACAGAAAAGCAttagagtcccatattgaaaaacagcaagccgagaaaaacgaaaaacgttcaagatttacattttcattgagcttTGCGGATGGGATAACCatgtttttggtattttttcgatatttgctAAAGAAACCTGTGCATAATGATTCAGTGGTAGTACAGAATACAGTACAGAATACAGATAACTCATGTTCGACGAAATCCATATGTGACTCTTATACTTTAATGGGCAACTAGGTGTGGAACTAAATTCGTTTGAAGTGTTAATGCATCCATCTGGGAATATGAATccacaaaattattttttcagaagatGTACTGTTCTACGTTGTAAAATTCTCCGgggatactaaacctccaaagttgatggttttcgaaattatgtgatcttgacgCCATCCAATTAAGTGCACGTATATACACCATAAATAGGCACTAACTtcgtcttttaatttttaaattttctttatttCCAATCCTACTTAGTGGCTGTTAATATAATTGATAACACAAAAacatcaaatgctcataaaaaccgattctgacctaAATAAACGGAAATCGAAGTctttcatcagtttctatgtaaGTTTTTTATTCAGGTATTTAGgttgatatttacatgatttgTCAACTATAGCATCCTCATTAAGAgattagttacaagatcccattcccacaatttacccaaagtcctcatgatgtatAAAACATGAGGTTCACGATAACAAACTTCCAAAAGGATTAGTTGAATATTTTATTAAACTAAACTAGCATCaacaatttttcttcaattcagTTATTTTAGTTTGGAGGGGGTTTCAACCCCCAAACCACTACCCCCCTTCCCCGCTTGGGTACGCCACTGTAAGGGAGAATTCGATTTTgatcaaaataactttttagttATCtaaatacaggtcggactcgattatctgggtattcgattatccggggaaaatgattcgattatccgggcgTTTTGACAAAACAATCAAATTCCGACTAGAATGTctgattatagtgctaattcgatcattgcagtcaacAGAACTTTTTTTCGGAGAATTGGGGAATTTAGGGTAAATCttttctcaaattttgacctacctcaaaaatagcttatatatgggttattccgcgcaaagtgaccaaaaaaataataaaacttggAATTGACTGTCACGGATTGGAACTAGTTTCGAAGAAATGGTTCATCTAGAGCCAATGTATAACCATCTAAATTATTGTGTCTTTTGATCCACCCCTCGGTCCACGGGAACACTCTTAAttataataaattgtttaaaaaaattgttttccttCTGATcatatctctggtactgtttatttatttatttatttatttatttatttttttatttatttatttatttatttatttatttatttatttatttatttatttatttatttatttacagttgatatcaacagacacagtatgGTCCTAATGATGATTTCttaaaatagttaaaaaattggtttgtaTTCTACTACGCGGGCTGTGAAAGTCAAATCcggatgaaactctgttgaatgtccgctgcaaaccaatgacggCTTCGTTGGCTCCgtacaaaaggtcacgatttcgtgaactgaacgatttgcgaaaaccgtgaccaagttcctgaaattatgaataataatcctcgtattcatgaaattatttgtgttttctaaaaaccagatcgccccgaatatatacatggtgttacattagaatgtttggttgggttactgttgttgtttcctggacatgtttagtttttattgTGATTCTTATTCATGATCTGGGAATACACAGTcaacagtcaaacgttgttcatgatttccagagtttattcgcgattcttgtaaattctcatgacgttagcgggaAAAATGTTcctgatttcaggatcttagtcgcgatgttcgtaatttccattcacgttatcgtgatatttttgtcctgagtagagtgattcatgttcatgatgttgggatctttgtcacgattttcaaTACTTTTGTCAGGAGTTGTGtggtttatgttcatgatttcaggatcttagtcgcgatttttgtaacttctgttcatgttttcgtgatattttagtcatgaatagaacagtttacgttcatgatttcaggatcttagtcacgattttagacatttttgtcattatttgtgtgatttgtgtttatgatttcaggaacttagtcacgattttcgtgatttctgttcatgttatcatgatactTTATTTGAGCGCtcactttcaaagagtaatgtaactaatgttcatgatatcagcagtttaatcatggtattcgtaaattctcttcgccttatcgtgattTATTATACTTTGGTTACTAAcggttttttactcggaataacgtgacaatatgaactggatcattaaaataagactcattcgcgatatctggttctgtgaactttatcacgcacactatttggggttctcagtacagttttcgttttctgtccggatatcacaatgaaccttatcaaatgaataatgatgttcgaggttctaatagtttttttatatctactgctcgtacctttCACTgatcgctagcagctgggtatttcataaaaaaatgcatggaacaaaaatgattctacgaataataatccaatttttgcgaaaaacttcccgtaaaaatttcattaccatgttgtatgacattgtaaatgattagagatatcttctaaatatcacaagcgtgcaaatagatactagatagatcgtaaataatgtactaggaatcatgaaccagttcacgaatacatgaataatattttataatttcgtgaactttttcgcgaaaacgaatgataagttgtgactattatactaggtatgaaccggttcacgaatacataaacaatatttcatgatgtcgtgaactattttacgagcacggatattggatcgaaacaaatattttaggaatcatgaaccagttcacaagtgcatgaataatatttgatgatctTGTGAACCATTTTACGAGCATGGATACTGGaacgtgactaatatattagggatcatgaattagttcacgaggattgaatggatccatgaataaaatttcgaatttcgtgaaatagttcatggaaaaatagccagaatattgtgattttgtgaacttttgttttgtgttgttgttttgtttggttttatgaataatgttcataaaatttgtgaactagttcttggcggaaaccgtgtcAAATATTTCCAGgtatgaaagcgttatgcggacgttaccgaagggaaattgaacataattataaaagccatgatttttggtcatggtcctgttttcgtaacgtaaacaCGTGATTGTTTCAGAGctcatggcactttatttacgattttgggaactgtAGTatatctagatcagttctacgGATAAACTGTGGCATTAATAAATAATCTATAGGTCTGGCATAGGTAATCATGTACGATATAAAAGAGCGACGATAATTGAATCGTTCTCTTTCCTCGCCTGCTCTTGGAGCAATCAACATCTAGTGTAAATATAAGTATAACTATATCTTAGTGTTTCATTAGAACTTTGAACATTACAATATTGGCGACGAGGATGGGATAGAACGGTTTCCTGTTTACTGCAAATGGATGCATTCTAATCTGAATCACGATCGCTGTCCCGATCGGAACCGCTATCGGATCCACTATCCTTATCGCTGTCTTTTGCAGACCGGTCCTCTGATTCATTATCGCTTTCTTTATCTGATCCGTGATCTGACCCTTTATCGGAACCGTGATCCGAGCCACGATCGGAACCATGATCAGATCCCTTGTCCGATCCATGATCAGACCCTTTATCTGAACCATGATCAGATCCTTTATCTGAACCATGATCAGATCCTTTGTCTGAACCATGATCAGATCCTTTGTCTGAACCACCATCTGAATCCTTGTCCGATTCATGATCAGACCCTTTGTCCGAACCACGATCCGATCCTTTGTCCGAACCGCGATTCGAACCTTTGTCTGAACCACGATTAGATCCTCTATTCCAACCCTTGTCAGATCCTCTATTCGAACCATTATCAGATCCACGATCATATCCTCGATTAGATCCATTGACAGAACCGCGATCAGATCCTTTTGCCGATGCTCGATCAGAGTCCTTATCCGACCCATGATCGGAATCTTTATCGGATTCGTTGTCTGATCCCTTATCAGAGCCGTGCTCAGAATTTGGTCGAGATCCTTTATCAGAACCCTGTTCAGAATTTCGTCGGGATCCTTTATCAGAACCTTGTTCGAAGTTACTATCCTTTTCTTTGTTTTTCTCGGATTCCTTTTCTTCATCCTTCCTATCGTCGTTTTCTTTGTCCGAATCGTCGCCTTCTTTAGTAGATCCGTTACTCTTGCCCTGTTCGTCATCTTTTTCCATTGCGTCTTCATTATCATTGATTGTCTTCTTCTCAAGCTCCTCCTCCTTGTCGTCTTCCTTGTCAGAATCACGAGGACTTTCTTTTCCAGAATCGACATCGCGTGGACTATCCTTTCCAATTTCTTTAGGTGTATTTCTTCCAGATTCTCCCTTATCCGAAGCCTTGTCGCTGTCTATATCTTCTTTCTCTTCTTCGTCGTCATCGTCGGCTATACGATTACGGCTGATAACTTTATCGCGCTCTTTCTCCTTCGTTTCCGGTTTTAGTTTGTGAAGCTTTGTATTTGTTAAAAAGCCAATCGGTTTCTTTTTCTTCTCTGTTGCATCCTTTGCTGCCTTGGACAGTTGGGAAATTTCCAGCAActgcgactttaattttttatttaaaacatCAACCTTGAACTCATAGTTCTTTTCCATATCTTTGTATTTTCGCATCAAGTCCTGTTCTAAGTATAAATGCTTTCCTTTCCAGGCGCTGATCTCTTTTTCCTTCTCAAGAATGATGCCGtccttttgtttcatttttctctgcaaagtgGCTATCGTTTCTTTAAGTTGCGTCATTGCAATAACATGATCTGAGCTGTGGGGATCGACATATCCGCTATTAGCACTTTTTACCACCTTTTCCGGAATTTCTGGAACCATCGATTTGTGATGATGTTCGGTGCGAGCTTTCTTGCTAGACGAATGACGACTACTATCATTTCTGGCATTATCTGGGCGATCTAGCCCGCCAGTACTGATCCCACCTGCAGCCGATCCTATTGAAGGAGCATTGTCGGGCATGTCCGGTGGTCCCGAACTCATTTTAATATCTCCCAATGGTGGCAGCGTAGACATTCC
The window above is part of the Topomyia yanbarensis strain Yona2022 unplaced genomic scaffold, ASM3024719v1 HiC_scaffold_102, whole genome shotgun sequence genome. Proteins encoded here:
- the LOC131694591 gene encoding clumping factor B-like — its product is CSCTVPLGPSGTSSSCGGDRSQSDKSNNSNASNRGMSTLPPLGDIKMSSGPPDMPDNAPSIGSAAGGISTGGLDRPDNARNDSSRHSSSKKARTEHHHKSMVPEIPEKVVKSANSGYVDPHSSDHVIAMTQLKETIATLQRKMKQKDGIILEKEKEISAWKGKHLYLEQDLMRKYKDMEKNYEFKVDVLNKKLKSQLLEISQLSKAAKDATEKKKKPIGFLTNTKLHKLKPETKEKERDKVISRNRIADDDDEEEKEDIDSDKASDKGESGRNTPKEIGKDSPRDVDSGKESPRDSDKEDDKEEELEKKTINDNEDAMEKDDEQGKSNGSTKEGDDSDKENDDRKDEEKESEKNKEKDSNFEQGSDKGSRRNSEQGSDKGSRPNSEHGSDKGSDNESDKDSDHGSDKDSDRASAKGSDRGSVNGSNRGYDRGSDNGSNRGSDKGWNRGSNRGSDKGSNRGSDKGSDRGSDKGSDHESDKDSDGGSDKGSDHGSDKGSDHGSDKGSDHGSDKGSDHGSDKGSDHGSDRGSDHGSDKGSDHGSDKESDNESEDRSAKDSDKDSGSDSGSDRDSDRDSD